A genomic region of Raphanus sativus cultivar WK10039 chromosome 6, ASM80110v3, whole genome shotgun sequence contains the following coding sequences:
- the LOC108805799 gene encoding 26S proteasome regulatory subunit 10B homolog A, with the protein MSEGDDAVRRRTAAVADYRKKLLQHKELESRVRTARENLRGSKKEFNKTEDDLKSLQSVGQIIGEVLRPLDNERLIVKASSGPRYVVGCRSKVDKEKLTSGTRVVLDMTTLTIMRALPREVDPVVYNMLHEDPGNISYSAVGGLGDQIRELRESIELPLMNPELFIRVGIKPPKGVLLYGPPGTGKTLLARAIASNIDANFLKVVSSAIIDKYIGESARLIREMFNYAREHQPCIIFMDEIDAIGGRRFSEGTSADREIQRTLMELLNQLDGFDNLGKVKMIMATNRPDVLDPALLRPGRLDRKIEIPLPNEQSRMDILKIHAAGIAKHGEIEYEAIVKLAEGFNGADLRNICTEAGMFAIRAERDYVIQEDFMKAVRKLSEAKKLESSSHYNADFGKE; encoded by the exons ATGAGCGAGGGGGACGATGCCGTTAGACGCCGAACCGCAGCGGTGGCCGATTATCGGAAAAAGCTCCTCCAACATAAGGAGCTCGAATCCCGTGTTCGAACAG CGAGGGAGAACTTGAGAGGATCTAAAAAGGAATTCAACAAAACTGAGGACGATCTCAAGTCTCTTCAGAGTGTTGGCCAGATCATCGGTGAAGTCCTTCGTCCTCTCGATAACGAAAGAT tGATTGTGAAAGCGAGCAGCGGTCCTAGGTACGTGGTGGGATGCCGTAGCAAAGTGGATAAGGAGAAGCTCACATCTGGAACTCGAGTTGTTCTCGATATGACTACTCTTACTATCATGCGTGCCCTTCCCCGTGAGGTTGATCCCGTTGTCTACAACATGCTTCATGAAGACCCTGGCAACATTAGCTACTCTGCTGTCGGTGGTTTAGGTGATCAGATTCGAGAACTCAGGGAATCTATTGAGCTTCCTCTCATGAACCCTGAACTTTTCATCCGTGTTGGCATCAAACCACCAAAGGGAGTTCTTCTGTATGGACCTCCCGGCACCGGCAAAACTCTACTAGCTAGGGCTATTGCCAGCAACATCGATGCCAACTTCTTgaag GTTGTGTCTAGTGCAATCATAGACAAATACATTGGAGAAAGTGCTAGGCTCATTCGGGAGATGTTTAACTATGCTCGTGAGCACCAG CCTTGTATCATTTTCATGGATGAAATCGATGCTATTGGTGGGCGTCGTTTTAGTGAGGGAACTAGTGCTGATCGTGAAATTCAAAGAACACTTATGGAGTTGCTAAACCAGCTTGATGGGTTTGACAACCTCGGAAAG GTGAAAATGATAATGGCAACGAACAGGCCCGACGTGCTTGATCCTGCACTTCTCCGTCCTGGTAGGTTAGATAGAAAAATTGAGATCCCTTTGCCGAATGAGCAATCAAGAATGGATATCCTCAAGATCCATGCAGCTGGTATAGCCAAACATGGTGAAATAGAGTACGAGGCTATCGTCAAACTTGCGGAg GGATTCAATGGTGCTGATCTGCGTAACATATGCACGGAAGCTGGAATGTTTGCAATCCGAGCAGAGCGGGATTATGTGATCCAAGAAGATTTCATGAAG GCGGTGAGAAAGCTGAGTGAGGCCAAGAAACTCGAGTCGAGTTCACACTATAATGCTGATTTTGGAAAAGAGTGA
- the LOC108808093 gene encoding uncharacterized protein LOC108808093 — translation MPILTPAIKLVVFRQSLRPHSAVAFLVEFLCFVLELLDKEKDLAKIFGIVSACDTLIFTMLDIIQNMIEEGVKIRRCGQVFWLYKNDGSLYWHTLNAYLLMLSIVHVIGSAISYRSRRRYLVLLPLFIAGLELLPQEAYQVLGSDQSLNLQDYVEPDQVPQDCIGPLQNPLDGIELEEGDRVLDQEFADNIGPDGGHGGS, via the coding sequence atgcCGATCCTAACTCCGGCAATCAAACTCGTGGTTTTCAGGCAAAGTCTTCGACCACATTCCGCTGTTGCATTCCTCGTTGAGTTCCTCTGCTTTGTCTTAGAGCTACTCGACAAGGAGAAAGATCTAGCAAAGATATTCGGCATAGTTTCTGCTTGCGACACATTAATCTTCACTATGCTCGATATAATCCAAAATATGATCGAAGAAGGAGTGAAAATACGAAGATGCGGTCAAGTGTTTTGGCTTTACAAAAACGATGGGAGTCTCTATTGGCACACGCTAAACGCGTATCTACTGATGTTGTCCATTGTCCACGTCATTGGCTCTGCCATTTCTTATAGGTCTCGTAGACGTTATCTAGTGTTGCTCCCGCTTTTTATTGCTGGCCTTGAACTTCTTCCTCAAGAGGCATATCAGGTTCTTGGAAGTGATCAGAGTCTGAACCTTCAAGATTACGTTGAGCCAGATCAAGTGCCACAAGATTGTATTGGGCCTCTTCAGAACCCATTAGATGGTATTGAGCTGGAGGAAGGCGACAGAGTGCTAGATCAAGAATTTGCTGACAACATTGGACCTGATGGTGGACATGGTGGCTCGTAA